TCTTTCAAAACACCCGCGAAGCCATCCGGCTTTGCGAACGACATTACGGCGGGCGTGATGCCGACCAGTTCCAGCGCTGGGAGCAAGAGCGGCACGCACTCGATGAAGTAAGCAAGCCCAAGGAACGAGTTTGCCTGGGCGCGAAGCACAACCACACGCTTGCATCCGAGGCATTCCCTACGCGCGATGTGTATGCCGCTGGCTGCTCGTTCGCGTCGGTCGTGGACGATTTCCGACAGGACGAAGAGCTGTGTGAAGCGCTCCAGCAGACGTACACCGCGCCAGTGACATCAACGTAGTCGCTCGCTTGGTGGCTTGCAGGTCGCCTACGTCCAACTGTTCACGCACCCACCGCCCCGGGGGCCCGTATCCCGCCACGAGTCCCAGGGATACAGGTGCGCTCCCATGGCGCCGCCCGAGCAATTCGAGTCCTCGAAGCTCCGCACCCTCGATGTCCTCCTGCGTGAGGGTTTCGACCGGGCCTCCCTGGAAAAGACCGCGGCGGCGCTCATCGGCGCGGCGCAGTGGATCATCCGCCCGGTGCCGTTCGAGCCCACCGGCCGCTCGTTCGACCTCCTGCCTCCAGGCATCATCGAGCCGGCAGAGGCGTGGGAGCTGGCGCGCCGCCTCCGGGCAGACCCGAGCGTGGAGGACGCGGATCCTGCCTTCGAGGCAGTCTATGCGGAGCAGACCGAGGCCACCGACACGGCGCCCACGCTTCTCAAGGCGCAGCGGGTGGAGGCCAGGCCGGGGGCGTTCAACGAGCACGATTGCGATTGGAGCCCACGCTTCGTGAGGGCGGATGAGGCGTGGACCCTGGCCGGCGGCGCGAGCAGGGCGAGGGCATCCTCATCGGCCATCCGGACAGCGGCTACCTGCCCCACCCCGAGCTGGGACCGAACTTCACGCCAAGATTGGGCTGGGACTTCATCGACGATGACCCCACGACGGAGAACCCGGGCGGAGGCCACGGGCTGGGCACCGCGAGCGTCATGTCGAGCCCCTACAACGACCCGAGCGTGGACGGCCCGAAGCTGTTCGTGGATGGCGTCGCGCCGAAGGCCGAGGTCGTCCCGCTGCGCGTCTCGAAGCCCACGCTCTTCGTTCCCTCGCCGGTGCTGTTCAACGTGGGCGTCGACCGGCTGCGCGACGCCATCGGGTTCGCCATCCAGCGGCGGGTCCACGTCATCAGCATCAGCCTCGGGTGGCTGCCCAATGCCGGCCTGCACCGGATCATCCAGCAGGCCGTGCGGGAGAACATCATCGTCATCGCCGCCGCGGGCAACTACACGGGGCCCATCGTCGTCTGGCCGGGCGCGTATGACGAAGTCGTCGCGATGGCCGCGTGCAACGCGAGCGCGCAGCCCTGGGCCTTCTCCGCCTTTGGCAAGGCCGTCGACGCCACCGGCCCGGGCGAGAACGTCTGGGTGGCGCAGCCCGACGACAAGGTCGGGCAGAGCAGCGGCACGTCCTATGCGACCGCGACCGTCGCGGGGATCGCCGCGCTCTGGCTGGCGCACCATGGCCGGGACGAACTGCTCGCGAAGTACCGGGGAGGGCCGACGCTCGCGCAGGTCTTCCGCCATGTGCTCCGCGCCACCTGTGACAGCTGGCCCCAGAGTCAGCT
The sequence above is drawn from the Corallococcus sp. NCRR genome and encodes:
- a CDS encoding S8 family serine peptidase, with amino-acid sequence MDPGRRREQGEGILIGHPDSGYLPHPELGPNFTPRLGWDFIDDDPTTENPGGGHGLGTASVMSSPYNDPSVDGPKLFVDGVAPKAEVVPLRVSKPTLFVPSPVLFNVGVDRLRDAIGFAIQRRVHVISISLGWLPNAGLHRIIQQAVRENIIVIAAAGNYTGPIVVWPGAYDEVVAMAACNASAQPWAFSAFGKAVDATGPGENVWVAQPDDKVGQSSGTSYATATVAGIAALWLAHHGRDELLAKYRGGPTLAQVFRHVLRATCDSWPQSQLAWGAGLVNAKACLEAPLPDVTELESFTTRALLRESSDTVASTFSGLQQADVLRGLATTLGVDEQKAVRLDSEFGRELRFWALTDAPFRRALQEGAGGERQALKARAQAALPPFSPSLRAAIG